A stretch of Saccharomyces cerevisiae S288C chromosome IV, complete sequence DNA encodes these proteins:
- the SIR2 gene encoding NAD-dependent histone deacetylase SIR2 (Conserved NAD+ dependent histone deacetylase of the Sirtuin family; deacetylation targets are primarily nuclear proteins; required for telomere hypercluster formation in quiescent yeast cells; involved in regulation of lifespan; plays roles in silencing at HML, HMR, telomeres, and rDNA; negatively regulates initiation of DNA replication, suppressing early firing of multicopy rDNA origins; functions as regulator of autophagy like mammalian homolog SIRT1, and also of mitophagy) — MTIPHMKYAVSKTSENKVSNTVSPTQDKDAIRKQPDDIINNDEPSHKKIKVAQPDSLRETNTTDPLGHTKAALGEVASMELKPTNDMDPLAVSAASVVSMSNDVLKPETPKGPIIISKNPSNGIFYGPSFTKRESLNARMFLKYYGAHKFLDTYLPEDLNSLYIYYLIKLLGFEVKDQALIGTINSIVHINSQERVQDLGSAISVTNVEDPLAKKQTVRLIKDLQRAINKVLCTRLRLSNFFTIDHFIQKLHTARKILVLTGAGVSTSLGIPDFRSSEGFYSKIKHLGLDDPQDVFNYNIFMHDPSVFYNIANMVLPPEKIYSPLHSFIKMLQMKGKLLRNYTQNIDNLESYAGISTDKLVQCHGSFATATCVTCHWNLPGERIFNKIRNLELPLCPYCYKKRREYFPEGYNNKVGVAASQGSMSERPPYILNSYGVLKPDITFFGEALPNKFHKSIREDILECDLLICIGTSLKVAPVSEIVNMVPSHVPQVLINRDPVKHAEFDLSLLGYCDDIAAMVAQKCGWTIPHKKWNDLKNKNFKCQEKDKGVYVVTSDEHPKTL, encoded by the coding sequence ATGACCATCCCACATATGAAATACGCCGTATCAAAGACTAGCGAAAATAAGGTTTCAAATACAGTAAGCCCCACACAAGATAAAGACGCGATCAGAAAACAACCCGATGACATTataaataatgatgaaCCTTCACATAAGAAGATAAAAGTAGCACAGCCGGATTCCTTGAGGGAAACCAACACAACAGATCCACTTGGGCACACTAAAGCTGCGCTCGGAGAAGTGGCATCGATGGAGCTCAAACCAACTAATGACATGGATCCCTTGGCAGTGTCAGCAGCTTCAGTAGTGTCAATGTCCAATGACGTTTTGAAACCAGAGACGCCCAAGGGGCCAATCATAATCAGTAAAAACCCATCAAATGGTATTTTCTATGGTCCCTCCTTCACTAAACGAGAGTCTCTCAATGCTCGAATGTTTCTGAAATACTATGGTGCACACAAATTTTTAGACACTTACCTCCCCGAGGATTTGAACTCGTTATACATTTACTATCTTATCAAGTTGCTAGGCTTTGAAGTTAAAGATCAAGCGCTTATCGGCACCATCAACAGTATTGTCCATATCAACTCGCAAGAGCGTGTTCAAGATTTGGGAAGTGCAATATCTGTCACAAATGTTGAAGACCCATTGgcaaaaaagcaaacagTTCGTCTAATCAAAGATTTGCAAAGAGCAATTAACAAAGTTCTATGTACAAGATTAAGattatccaattttttcactattgatcattttattcaaaaattacatACCgctagaaaaattttggtcCTGACTGGTGCAGGTGTTTCAACTTCATTAGGGATCCCGGACTTCAGATCTTCTGAGGGGTTCTATTCAAAGATCAAACATTTGGGGCTCGATGATCCCCAAGACGTTTTCAATTACAATATATTTATGCACGACCCCTCTGTTTTCTATAATATTGCCAATATGGTTTTACCTccagaaaaaatttattctcCATTGCATAGTTTCATTAAGATGCTACAAATGAAAGGGAAATTATTGAGAAATTATACTCAAAACATTGATAATTTGGAATCTTATGCGGGAATAAGCACAGATAAACTGGTGCAGTGCCATGGCTCTTTTGCTACTGCCACCTGCGTTACCTGCCATTGGAACCTACCCGGTGAGAGGatatttaataaaattagAAACCTCGAACTTCCACTATGCCCGTACTgttacaaaaaaagaagagaatatTTCCCAGAGggatataataataaagtaGGTGTTGCTGCATCACAGGGTTCAATGTCGGAAAGGCCTCCATATATCCTTAACTCATATGGCGTTCTCAAACCAGATATCACATTCTTTGGCGAAGCACTGCCAAATAAATTTCATAAGAGCATTCGCGAAGATATCTTAGAATGTGATTTGTTGATTTGCATTGGGACAAGTTTAAAAGTAGCGCCAGTGTCTGAAATCGTAAACATGGTTCCTTCCCACGTTCCCCAAGTCCTGATTAATCGTGATCCCGTCAAGCACGCAGAATTTGATTTATCTCTTTTGGGGTACTGTGATGACATTGCAGCTATGGTAGCCCAAAAATGTGGCTGGACGATTCCGCATAAGAAATGGAACgatttgaagaacaagaactTTAAATGCCAAGAGAAGGATAAGGGCGTGTATGTCGTTACATCAGATGAACATCCCAAAACCCTCTAA
- the MRP10 gene encoding mitochondrial 37S ribosomal protein mS37 MRP10 (Mitochondrial ribosomal protein of the small subunit; contains twin cysteine-x9-cysteine motifs; oxidized by Mia40p during import into mitochondria): MSGKPPVYRLPPLPRLKVKKPIIRQEANKCLVLMSNLLQCWSSYGHMSPKCAGLVTELKSCTSESALGKRNNVQKSNINYHAARLYDRINGKPHD, encoded by the coding sequence ATGTCCGGAAAACCACCAGTTTATAGATTACCCCCTCTTCCCAGACTAAAAGTGAAGAAACCTATCATTAGGCAAGAAGCGAACAAATGTCTTGTTTTAATGTCAAACTTATTACAATGCTGGTCTTCATATGGTCATATGAGCCCTAAATGTGCTGGCTTAGTAACGGAATTGAAAAGTTGCACTAGTGAAAGTGCCCTCGGCAAAAGAAACAACGTTCAAAAGAGCAATATTAACTATCACGCCGCTAGGCTGTATGATAGGATCAACGGTAAACCCCATGATTAA
- the MTF2 gene encoding Mtf2p (Mitochondrial protein that interacts with mitochondrial RNA polymerase; interacts with an N-terminal region of mitochondrial RNA polymerase (Rpo41p) and couples RNA processing and translation to transcription) has protein sequence MIRTSSILKNCNYRYIHCIHRCLLNEANLKDRKTHNVERVSNEKTFEQALEEERKVFGELFEAGARVENMRHTNASKIIDKYYNGLQDNSEGTSVKKEKIVFNHSQRAQRKLPNKDHEFLKETAGNDYVYERAEPSAISTKTISEQTRTLLEKIFDEDNSINKSNRELLNLNLRKGSGMEALRQPVAHSNVKFSEEVMQEIGNKIRYQTTLDQVLEPHIDYLREAVKSDYDLLRYLKQSLDIYKKRNKDLELKMNAESSNIFEDIRSACINKPAELPKPLAMTLPYIIVKSLRLGDFDFPADRKYTLISYVYNECKNNMDASLYLTICNVDFYNLLVQLLWENFQEIRYLRRVVTEMSVNGVIGNIETVDILDKIVKEMRSLNEDVFLEAGEQLSADEEVSSSANKIVNVGVLWNKDTNNDLLIVENYLKSLKKNLTRDR, from the coding sequence ATGATCAGAACATCATCTATATTAAAAAACTGTAACTATAGATACATACATTGCATCCATAGATGCTTGCTGAATGAAGCCAATTTGAAAGATAGAAAAACTCACAACGTAGAAAGAGTTTCAAATGAAAAGACATTTGAACAAGCTCTCGAAGAGGAACGTAAGGTATTTGGAGAACTATTCGAAGCTGGAGCAAGGGTTGAAAACATGAGGCACACTAATGCTAGCAAAATAATTGACAAGTATTACAATGGGCTACAGGACAACTCCGAGGGAACTAgtgtaaaaaaagaaaaaattgtttttaaCCACAGTCAAAGAGCTCAAAGGAAGCTTCCAAATAAGGACCATGAATTCCTGAAGGAAACAGCAGGCAATGACTATGTCTACGAACGGGCAGAACCTTCTGCTATTAGCACTAAAACGATAAGTGAGCAGACAAGAACTTTGCTGGAAAAGATATTTGACGAAGATAATAGCATTAATAAAAGCAACAGAGAATTGCTGAATCTTAATCTGCGCAAGGGCTCGGGAATGGAAGCTTTGAGGCAGCCAGTTGCACATTCCAACGTCAAATTTAGCGAGGAAGTGATGCAAGAAATTGGTAATAAGATTCGGTACCAAACCACACTGGATCAGGTTTTAGAACCTCACATTGACTACTTGAGGGAAGCTGTTAAAAGTGATTACGATCTTTTAAGATACCTAAAGCAATCACTAGACAtttacaagaaaaggaacaaaGACCTAGAGTTAAAGATGAATGCAGAATCTTCAAACATTTTCGAAGACATTAGAAGTGCGTGTATAAATAAACCGGCAGAACTACCGAAACCGCTTGCAATGACTTTACCATATATTATAGTCAAATCGCTTAGATTAGGTGACTTTGATTTCCCGGCAGACAGAAAGTACACATTGATCTCCTATGTTTATAATGAATGTAAAAACAACATGGACGCTTCACTGTACCTAACAATTTGTAATGTTGATTTCTACAATTTGCTGGTTCAGCTATTGTGGGAAAACTTCCAGGAGATTCGCTACTTGAGACGTGTGGTTACCGAGATGAGCGTTAATGGTGTCATCGGAAATATTGAAACCGTGGATATATTGGATAAGATTGTCAAAGAAATGAGAAGTTTAAATGAGGATGTCTTTCTTGAAGCAGGAGAACAGCTCAGTGCAGATGAGGAAGTTTCGTCCAGCGCAAATAAAATAGTGAATGTAGGTGTTTTATGGAATAAAGACACGAATAATGACTTACtaattgttgaaaattatctcaaaagcctcaaaaaaaatttaactAGAGACAGGTag
- the FAD1 gene encoding FMN adenylyltransferase (Flavin adenine dinucleotide (FAD) synthetase; performs the second step in synthesis of FAD from riboflavin; mutation is functionally complemented by human FLAD1), translated as MQLSKAAEMCYEITNSYLHIDQKSQIIASTQEAIRLTRKYLLSEIFVRWSPLNGEISFSYNGGKDCQVLLLLYLSCLWEYFFIKAQNSQFDFEFQSFPMQRLPTVFIDQEETFPTLENFVLETSERYCLSLYESQRQSGASVNMADAFRDFIKIYPETEAIVIGIRHTDPFGEALKPIQRTDSNWPDFMRLQPLLHWDLTNIWSFLLYSNEPICGLYGKGFTSIGGINNSLPNPHLRKDSNNPALHFEWEIIHAFGKDAEGERSSAINTSPISVVDKERFSKYHDNYYPGWYLVDDTLERAGRIKN; from the coding sequence ATGCAGTTGAGCAAGGCTGCTGAGATGTGTTATGAGATAACAAACTCTTACTTACACATAGACCAGAAATCTCAGATAATAGCAAGTACACAAGAAGCGATACGGTTGACAAGAAAATACTTACTAAGTGAAATTTTTGTACGTTGGAGTCCACTGAATGGGGAAATATCATTCTCGTACAACGGAGGAAAAGATTGCCAGGTATTACTACTGTTATATCTGAGTTGCTTATGGgaatatttcttcattaagGCTCAAAATTCCCAATTCGATTTCGAGTTTCAAAGCTTCCCCATGCAAAGACTTCCAACTGTTTTCATTGatcaagaagaaacttTCCCTACATTAGAGAATTTTGTACTGGAAACCTCAGAGCGATATTGCCTTTCCTTATACGAATCACAAAGGCAATCTGGTGCATCGGTCAATATGGCAGACGCATTTAGAGATTTTATAAAGATATACCCTGAGACCGAAGCTATAGTGATAGGTATTAGACACACAGACCCATTTGGTGAAGCATTAAAGCCTATTCAAAGAACAGATTCTAACTGGCCTGATTTTATGAGGTTGCAACCTCTCTTACACTGGGACTTAACCAATATATGGAGTTTCTTACTGTATTCTAATGAGCCAATTTGTGGACTATATGGTAAAGGTTTCACATCAATCGGCGGAATTAACAACTCATTGCCTAACCCACACTTGAGAAAGGACTCCAATAATCCAGCCTTGCATTTTGAATGGGAAATCATTCATGCATTTGGCAAGGACGCAGAAGGCGAACGTAGTTCCGCTATAAACACGTCACCTATTTCCGTGGTGGATAAGGAAAGATTCAGCAAATACCATGACAATTACTATCCTGGCTGGTATTTGGTTGATGACACTTTAGAGAGAGCAGGCAGGATCAAGAATTAA
- the PRP11 gene encoding spliceosome assembly protein PRP11 (Subunit of the SF3a splicing factor complex; required for spliceosome assembly) yields MNYLEGVGSKKGGGGIASESQFNLQRRKEVESLLSKGENVPYTFQDEKDDQVRSNPYIYKNHSGKLVCKLCNTMHMSWSSVERHLGGKKHGLNVLRRGISIEKSSLGREGQTTHDFRQQQKIIEAKQSLKNNGTIPVCKIATVKNPKNGSVGLAIQVNYSSEVKENSVDSDDKAKVPPLIRIVSGLELSDTKQKGKKFLVIAYEPFENIAIELPPNEILFSENNDMDNNNDGVDELNKKCTFWDAISKLYYVQFFFKQAEQEQADV; encoded by the coding sequence ATGAACTATTTAGAAGGCGTTGGGTCAAAGAAAGGAGGTGGTGGTATAGCCTCAGAATCTCAGTTTAACTTACAACGAAGGAAAGAAGTCGAATCATTACTTAGTAAAGGCGAAAATGTCCCGTACACTTTCCAAGATGAAAAGGACGATCAAGTAAGGTCCAATCCGTACATTTACAAGAATCATTCCGGTAAACTGGTTTGTAAACTATGTAATACAATGCACATGTCGTGGTCCAGCGTTGAAAGGCATTTGGGTGGTAAAAAACATGGTTTAAATGTGTTAAGGCGTGGTATCAGTATAGAGAAAAGTTCTCTAGGGAGAGAAGGCCAAACAACTCATGATTTCcgacaacaacaaaagataATTGAAGCTAAGCAATCTTTAAAGAATAACGGTACGATCCCTGTTTGTAAAATAGCTACCGTGAAAAACCCGAAGAACGGTTCAGTAGGTTTGGCTATCCAGGTAAATTATAGCAGTGAagtcaaagaaaatagtgTCGATAGCGATGATAAGGCTAAAGTCCCTCCTCTCATTAGGATTGTATCTGGTTTAGAGCTATCAGATACCAAACAgaagggaaaaaaatttctcgTTATTGCGTATGAACcctttgaaaatattgctATTGAGCTACCTCCAAACGAAATATTATTCAGCGAAAACAATGACATGGACAATAATAACGATGGAGTAGAtgaattaaataaaaagtgTACATTTTGGGATGCTATATCAAAACTTTATTAcgttcaatttttctttaaacaAGCCGAACAAGAACAAGCCGATGTATGA